The genome window GTGCCATTCAGGCTGGACGCTTCTATGCCAGCCAACTGCAAAGCAGCTGCCCTGCCGGCAATCATACAGCCAACGTGGCACTTGGCTGCTATCGCGACGAGAAGGACAGTCGCCTGCTTGGCGGCTACTTTGCCAGCCTAAAGACCTCCAATTCACCCAGCAGCTGTGTGGAGCTTTGCTTGCAGTCGGGTTATCCCTATGCGGGTGTTCAGTATTCGCGTGAGTGCTTCTGTGGCTTCGATGCACCGCCCAGCTCCGCCAAGTTGCCCGATTCCAGCTGCAACATGAAATGCTTGGGCCATGCCAAAGAAATCTGCGGTGGTTTCTATGCCATGAATGTCTATGAAACGGGCATTGCCAGTAAGTATTGCTATCAATTAAATTGCGCACTGTCTTCTAAGTTAATTGTATAATCCTCGACAGAATTCACAGCACAACTGGCAGCAAGCAGTGCGCCGCCGGGAGAGGAACAAGTTCGCATTGCATTTCTGCTGACGTTAAATGGCCGCGCATTGCGGCAAGTTCATCGACTTCTCCGCGCGCTCTATGCACCCCAGCACGTTTATTACATTCACGTGGATGCGGTGAGTTGAGGGGGAGAGAGGAGAGCAAGTCGTCTCGACACTGCGCCGGATTTGCTAATTAAAATGGGTTTCATCGTTTGTGCTAATTGTTGTGTTAGacagttttatatttttagaatctGAGCATTAATTTACAGAAGGCTGTTAatcttaattattttattttggacGAAAATGTCAAATTGGTTTATGTAAAGGTTTTTATTACCCTATGCTTAGGATTTTGCTTTAAATCGTAGTTTGCAAACATCTTTGCCTTTTGAGGCTTGGGAGAAATCCAATTAGATTGTATGCGGGCATTTCCGAATTGACAGGAAGTTACGATCGTTCAATTGAAAGAAAGTATTGGATTTTAACCCCATAAAGATGTTTTTTGAAGAACCGAAAAGTTTTAATATACGATACGAAATGTTCAAAGGGTTTACATTTAGAATCTGCTTTAAGTACTTTAAAATATCGAACCTTAATCTATGCACACCCGTTAATGTGTTCCCTTGTTTTTTCTTCACTAACAGCGCCAGGATTATTTGTACCGCAAACTCCTCGAACTCGAGCCAAAGTTTCCGAATATACGATTGGCGCGCAAACGCTTTTCAACCATTTGGGGCGGCGCCTCGCTGCTGACAATGCTGCTGCAGTGCATGCAGGATCTGCTCAAGTCCAGCTGGCAATGGGACTTTGTGATCAATCTCAGCGAAAGCGACTTTCCCGTCAAGACGCTGGATAAACTGGTCGACTTTATGAGCGCGAATCGAGGGCGCAACTTTGTCAAGGGCCACGGACGCGAGACGCAACGTTTCATCCAGAAGCAGGGACTGGACAAGACCTTTGTCGAGTGCGATACGCACATGTGGCGCATCGGAGACCGCAAGTTGCCCGCTGGCATTCAAGTCGATGGCGGCAGCGATTGGGTGGCACTCTCACGTCCCTTCGTAAGCTATGTGACGCATCCGGCTAAGGAGGATACATTGCTGCAGGAGTTGTTGCGAATCTTTCGGCATACGCTGCTGCCGGCGGAATCGTTCTTTCACACGGTGCTGCGGAACACGCAGCATTGTCACAGCTATGTGGACAACAATCTGCATGTGACCAACTGGAAACGTAAGCAGGGCTGCAAGTGTCAATATAAGCATGTCGTCGACTGGTGCGGATGCAGTCCCAATGACTTCAAGCCTGAGGATTGGGCACGCTTGCAGGCCACCGAGCAAAAGTCTCTGTTCTTTGCACGCAAATTTGAACCGATCATCAATCAGGCTGTGCTGCTGCAGCTAGAGGAATGGCTCTATGGCCCATATACCAATGAATACGCCAATCTGCATGGCTATTGGCAGTCGCTTTACCATCACGAGGATGTGCACAGCGCTGGCGATGATCTGACGCGTACTGTAGGAGACAGCTTGATGCGTTTGGCAGTGCAGCAGACAAAGCTAAAACATCAACTACAGGCGGAACAGTTGTTAGAGCTCACGCATTATCTGCATCGGGATCAGTACAAAGGTTTCCTAGTGCGCTTTAGTGCGCAGCGTCGCAACGATTccaagcagctgcaactggAGACACGTGTTCGGCCCGTGCAGCTGGGCAAGTTGGCGAGGAATGCGCGCTTTAGCAAACGTTTGCGCAACTTTGAGGTGTCCACGGACTTTGACCAGAAGGAGCAGGTGGCGCGCAACTTTGCCAAGATGCTAGGGCCCAAAAGTGAGCTAGTGCTTAGCTATACATATCAAGGAGTGGCTGAAACACGCGACGATGCTGCGCACTCGTATAACTTGACGCTGCTGTGGCTGGATCCCTTGGGACGCCTGCAAGACTTTAATGAGCTGCATGTGGAAGAATCGCAGCTGGATGTTATCAATCACTCGAAGACGCTCCTCAAACAACCGCTTACACCAGGAATTTGGACAGCCAAACTCATTGGACGCAGCTCCATCTACGCACAGCTCAAGTTCCTCGTCTCGCCTTTGGCCTACTCGAATGGAGCGCCACTAGAATCTGCCGCAGCAGCCAAGAGCTTAAACGGTGGTCTGACTCTTTCGCTGCCCGAAGACTTTGAGCTGCCCGTGGAGTGGCAACAGCATCtgcacaacgacaacgatgtcTTTGCACTGCGTGAAGAAGCTTTGGCCAATGCTCAGTTAACTGGGCAGCAACTTCACGCTAGGATCGATGAGCTGGTTGGCAAATTCTTTCAGCTTCGCGAAACATGCGAGGTGAATGGTGAAACGCGTGTGCTTCCCGAGCTGCCGCTCTGCCAAGACACTGCCTGGAGTTCACTCGCTTCGGATCCCAAGAGCGACATTGAAGCGCTGCTCAAGCGTCGATGATGAGCACCTCTATCCCGTTTGAAGTGGGAGCGAGTTGTTATAGccattttttatattgaaaacgCTACCattgaacaatttttgttaatcattttgttgttgtgtaaaTACCGCGTCCCTCTaaatgtttatgtgtgtgtgtgcaagtgtttTAAACGTCCTTATATACTCGGTAGTCAAAGGAAAATCTCCAATATCAGCAATTCGAGTTGTAGCTCCGTCAATCTTTACCTCAAAGATTCGTATAGTAAATGTGCTCATAATACAATTTCCCGGCATTaccgggtatcttacagtcgcGCAAATGCGACTGCAGTTTGCCAACTtgttatatataatagtaaatgTTGCAACTCAGCTAGGATTTTTATCAAGAATTATGCGCACAAAAGAATGCTCTTGCCTTGTCAATGCTTCACTTTGCTTTTCGGCTAATAGATCAGATCAGCACTGTAAATACAATACGTACTGAATAAGTAGATAGAAACACTACGAAAATGTAGCACATCGAGTTCCTTTAGTTAGTTTCACAGCagcaagaagaacaacaagtcAATTAGCTGTGGCAGAGCATTCAatttcttctctcttttatAACTCggatttaaatcaaatttaatgcaCCTTTTTCAATCCATTCTTTTTCTCTTATAGATTGTTGTGTGGTAAATGTGGTGTGAATGTGTCGTCTGAATGTGTTTTTTATGAGtattacaaacaaattgttaGATAAGATTAAGAGTAACTAATGCGATGCAATTGTATCTGTagcattttagtatataaactTTCAAACTATTCACAAAACAAGAGTTTCATTTTCGAGCCggattttttgaaaattggcTGAGCTCCCTTAcaggtatttttttaattgttattgtatttagagacctatgtaaatatttaaagccaAGGCGATTTGTACTGCcgtttgctgtgtgtgtgtggagataACTCTTCTAGATTAGCAGATCCTCATCCGGATCCTCATCATCAAAGTCGTCGTCCGCATCAGGAGTATAAATAATGTTGCCCTCTGTGGCTGTATCGCTTGTGCTGTTAGTACAAAATGAGGTTTAGTTACGGATATGACGAAAAGAAACTTCACTCTTACCGCTCGTATGGCAGTGTAAGCGCATTTCGTGCTACCATCTCATCCTCGTCCAACTCAATTTTAAAGGTGCCACCTGGATCAGCTGCCTTGACGCCTTCCTCCGACTTGACTTCTGTGACAGTtgctgcatttgctgctgcgTCAGCTAGAGGTTTTACTTTGAACTCTGTCTTGCTGACCTCGCAAGTGTATCGCCTATTGCTAACGCCACCGCCTGGTTTGCgcgacagcaacgacaacgtgGTATCCGTCTCTAGGCGTAACACCAGCTCCGAGAGGTACTCGCAGCCGGCCAGAATGTACTCGGCGTCAGCGTGTAGCAACAGTTGTGGGGATGCCCACAAGAAGACGCGGCTCACATGCTCGCAGCGTCGCAGTCGGTTGATGAACTGAAAGATGTGGGCGGGTTTGTGATAGCACAACAAATCGGCGAGTGTTGGCAGTATAACATTGATTGCGCTCTttgggttgttgttgtcacccAGCAACGTTTCAATGCTGGCCACGTGCTTCAATTGGGTGCCAATTGGCAGCACTTTAACTTCCTCGCCCTGTCCCTGTTCTTTCAAAAGGCTGTCAATGAACTTTGCTGCGATACGTTCGCGATTCAGTTGATCTGTGCAAGGcagaaaataattgttttaattactttaacaGTGTGCGTTGCATTACACTTACCAATTATCAGAACCACCTTCTGATTGGTCACCATCAAATTGGAAAGCATGTTGCATTTAAttggcacaaaacaaaaaaataaaataaaaaatcaaactgcagtttgtgttgttgctcgtTTTGTTAGCGATGCACAAATCGGGCGCACACCTGACTTATCGATATCAGCCGTTGTAATTCAGTGAGACCAAGTGTCAGGTTAATACTGAAAGCTCGGCAAAGTCGaactattttgcatatttggaGTGATTGTTTCACAATTGCGTTTGCTTATGTTACGTTTTTTACTAAAATCATTTTAGATTCCTTGAAGATGTAGCTGTTATCTAGTTCTGCACCTGTTTACAGAATTGCGCCCACTCCTAATCAAGTGTGACCAAGTTAGAGGCATTTTTTTGTCGTAGAATAGTGCGTTTTAAAACTCAACTCGCTGTCGCGCTTAGTGGTAATTTGATCCACTCTTCCTCTTGCAGCCATTTTCCAAGTGagtaaacaataacaacagcaattatCATGCAGGGCAGGTAGATCGATTACAAATCCGATTAAGGGAAACGTGCAACCTTGAACTAGTCTTCCTCATACAGTGATTGCCGGTCATTGGCACGAGCAGTGATAAGAAGATCTCttcttaatttgtttgcttttggcttttgttaaCGCCGCGTCGCGGTAATGCAGACCAAAAGCTGACGCCCGCGAATCGCTCTGCGGTTGCTGCAGCTGTAGTTATTGTGATTTTTTTGCTTGACTCATTCGGTTGTGGTTCTCTTCGATCGCggcgttcttttttttttgctcgtgATTACTCGTTAGATGGAAGAATTGGATACAACGTGGCTACTGATTGACACATATACGGAAAACTGTAAGTATTACGTTGCAACTGTAATTGTAAGCCAAGTTTTCAAATTCGTTACTttgaaacaaataaacaaagcatTAATATCCAACAAGTGGTTCACACCGTGTATCTGTGTGCATTTGTGTTAGAGCTTTCGTTTGTATTGGTTAATGCTTTGAACTTTCATGTCAAAGAAAGCTTTGTCCGAAAGCTTTTGAGGGGAAGTTGCGGAGGCGTAGCTGCGCTGCCGCCTGTCGCCTTTGCAGAATTTTCACTGCATCCATATGGAAAATGGATTGAGTTGTGATACAGCCAAAAATCAAATGCTGCATACAACGCAATTTGCTCAACAAGTTAAGACCAGACAGTAAACAGCTGGCAAAgtgaataataaattgataaaactTGCAAAAGTCTTTTAAGGCAATCgcttaaaattcaaaacaaataacagtagtaaaaaagaggaaaaaaaagtgaatttaaAATGCTCTTCTCGCTGGGTAAGTGACAAGTGcgttttgcaattattatgcATAGAACATTTTATAAGCTATTGAAATGCAACTCAGTCAGCATCTCAAATGAGGTTTAGTCAAAGGAATGCGCCTCCCTCTAACCCCCTTTACATTTTGCGGTTAAGTGTTGTGCatattaacaacaacagtcacaataacaacaaagtagCTTTAGGCGATTGCATGCCAACTTCTATTAAGCATTTTATGCAATGTCCACTGGGAGCTCTTTAAGGTTCATTCTTAAATTACTCTATTAGTTAGACAATTAGGCGACACTTTAAGATGCGTTATTAAAAGCTTCCCACACTGTGCGTAAGCTTAtgataaattgtataatttgcCGACATTTGATGTCAGTTAAAGCTGTGGTATTGCAAACTTTTGCTACTCCCATGCGAGTTTTGTCTATGCGTCAAAGCTTTTGCGCTGCCAACGTCATCGTCGGCAGCGCTGCCAAGCGCCCCGCCTAGCGAGCAAAGCGCCAACTTTAAATTCAGTTGCGCATTGCACTTTGAGGTGCTCGGTTGGTTGTATTCGCATTTCGTTGCATTTgcatacgtgtgtgtgtgtgtattgttttattttgtctaACTAGCGACACTGCTATTGCCTGTGCATGCAAATTAAAAGGGGACAACACGCAATTAGACAGCGGGAGTACGTGTATTGATTTTCAAGTGTAACTAAAAGTGTGACCATGTCAAAGGATTTGGATATTGAGCAGGCGGCGCAGACGACGGCAACGTCAACGCCGACAGCGGCGCCAACAACGACCTCAATTGAAGTCAAAGCCGagcctgttgctgttgttgaattggcagcggcagcagcagcagcgaatgGCGAAAATAATGGCAAGGCtgatcagcaacaacaacaacaaccgcaagCAGTGACAGCGGcggtaacaacaacaataacagaacAAGTGCAGCCAACAGTTGCGGCTGCCGATGCGGTCGCAAGTAAAggtataaaaaacaacaacaataacatgcatattaattttatggCCGCGGCGTTAAACAACTCAACGAATTTAGTGCGGCGTCGAATTAGTGGTAAAAGCTTAAAACAAAACGCAGTCGGCAGGATAGACTAAgaagaaagcaaaagaaagagagacagagtggAAGATCAAGAGCGATGATTGCAAGAGAGCGTTAGAGAGAGAAACCGTTGCAATTGCATTACTAATGCTCATACTTCACTTGCTGATGCTTCTTCTTCACCCTCCGAATGTGCGTTcgtgtgtctgtttgtctgcACCCGTCTCCCGCCCACTTCTCCTTGGTCTCCTTGTGCAGAGTCATCAACATCGCAACAAGTTGAATTTCACTTTAGTTTTTCAGCATTTTTGTGCCGTTTGTGTTTGCTCGccgtatttattttacttttgctgTCTTCAACTTTTTACGCTTTTCCAAAGTCGTCGTCGGCGTCGTCGCATCTTGAAaaagttttactttttatgtagattgtttatttctttctcGCTGTTTTTTCTGCGCCATTCATTACCTTCAAATTTTGCGCACGATCTGTTGCAACGCTTTGTtgcacaacaccaacaacaacaacaacgtgcaGCACGCCTGCTTAACTAACACTCGATTATTTATAATGTGCACtttaaacattattaataGGTGCACGACTATTAATTTCTCTgcccagcaaaaaaaaaaaatccaattaaTAAAGCAgccaaaatttattattgtataatatGTGGCACGTGTGAAGTTGCAAAGTATCTGCCCCTAAATTCAAAACTAGCTCCACttttaaaacatttgcatATCTTTTGCGAACAAACAAAACTTCAACTCAAGCAGTTGATAAGCAGCGATAAAGCAGAGTCAAGGTTGTCCTTAAGCAAAGGTGAACTGCTTGCACTTGCCGCTATCGCGAAACAGATACTCAGCCATTAAACTAGTTCAATCTATCAAGTTCATCTGTTGTAAAGtgccaaaaattaaagatGTAAACGTAAGCATCGGCTTTTATCAATAGCAGAACTTACATTTGCATAGCATTCGCAAACAAGAACCTTAAATTAAAGTAGCTGACAAAGCGAAGTCAAGGTTGCCAAAAGTGAACTGCTTACAACTGTCGGTAGCTGTAAAGTAGCTGCTCATTTTACCGATTTGTATCGATTCGTAAGGAACTTTAAATCAAGTAGCTGGTTAGTGAACTGCTTGCTCTTGTTTGACTTGCGTTTCTGCCTGCTACTTGATTTATCTAGCATGTTGTACTTTTTCTTTAACTTCTAACACGCGCACAACACATTTCATACATTTCATCAAAAAAGCattccgatttttaatttatttgcaattttttatcTGCCTTTTTCATCCCGCTCCGCTTCATTCCACGACCATATCGAAAACTTTAGATACATAGCGAAAAATGCTATTTAAAGCGATTTGGTATCATTCTGCCACTACAGTAGATTGTATAGAGGCTGCCAGACAATGTTTACACGTTCTGCTGATAACAAACTAACAGAACAGCACCATTTCCAGCCCCACTCCCACTTCCAGTCCCATCGACAATACTGATGCCAACCACCTGCTGTTCTATTGGTCGCCTTAAAATGTTAGGCAAACAATTAACATGCTGTGCACATTATTATGACTTAAGGCGTGTAATCTAATCACAGCAATTCGCATTTATTACAATTACTTGCAATCCgatacacaaacaaataaacactCGCTGCTCTCGCTTAAAGATCTCAGCTTGCCGACGGCGTAGTTTATCGACGCTTTTGCTTATCGATTACACAGATCACTGGAATTACATGCCACGCCTGTTGTTCATGTGTCGTGTGTCTATGATATCATATGACAGCTATGTGGGGAACCCAATTGACGGGTCACAGACTCACAGGCCATCAAGATTGCATTATAGTTAATTAATGGATCAACGGCGGAAAACACTTGGAGATCTTAACGAGTCTTtccagctttttttttgtaatgacaccaatttcaattaatttattctgTTTTAATGAGATGTAGCATCTTCAGATCTATACTTGATCAAATAACGAGTATTAATTGAAgctaattatttatatacaaccACTTCTTATAAATAggcaaattttaatatattgaacTGCTTTAAAATACTTATCACAGGATCAACTGCTTGCATATTAACTACGCCCTAAGCAGTTCGTGTGCTGAAGGGACTGAATCTTTAGGCAGCATCTGCTTGAATAATTGCCAACAGCTTGCACTGCTTTAAATGCACAAGCAGTACTTTTACTtatgttacgtatacgctACATATGAATGTGTTAAGAAATATGAAAGGCATTTCATAGTCTTTCAGTTATAAAAAGATAACAAAGAAATTTCATGCAGATCTTTGTAAATTCCATAGACGCTACTGACTACTTTAAATTACTTTTCCATAGCTATGCACAACAATCATATGTATCTGTTATGTTATTTCATGTTCAATGTGCCAAAAATAGATATGCGCTCTTCTATAGTAATGGGAATATTTTTGggcaatttataatttatacagCCACTTTGCATTCTTTCATCAAAACTTATGCTGGCTATTTTTGATAGCAATTTTTAGGAATGgttttctgctgttgttgtttgtttagcgcgtttcaatttttgtttatttttggctcttgcaggcggcaacaacaagtcCACTATGGATCCGGCACTGATCAACTTCAAGGTGCTCTATGTGCTGACACAGCTGTGTGGCCTGACAATGATTGTGTTGGTTGGCACCTGGATTGGCCAGCATTATGGTGGCTTAGGTGGCTCATCGAATCCCAAGCTCGAATTTAACTGGCATCCATTATTTATGACCATTGGTTTCATCTACTTGTATGGCAATTGTGAGTAGTCTCATTAACCGGATAAAGGTGCAACTAATATACTTATGGGTGCAACTCTTTCTTGTAGCTATTTTGGTGTATCGCGGTTTTCGCACCACGCGCAAGAAGACACTGAAGCTCACCCACGCTGGCATACATATGGCTGCCTTCATACTCACGGTGATTGCCCTGAAGACGGTATTCGATTCGCATAATCTGGCCGATCCCCCAATTCCCAATATGTACTCGCTGCACTCGTGGTTGGGCCTGTCGGCTGTGATCATCTTTGGTTTGCAGTATGTGGCTGGTTTCACCGCCTTCCTGGTGCCGGGCATGCGGGAGAACTACAAGATTGCTCTGATGCCACTTCACATCTATTTCGGACTCTTTGGCTTTGTGTTGGCCATTGCAAGCGCTGTGATGGGACTCACTGAGAAGGCCATCTTCTCTCTGTAAGTTGTAAAACATATTGAAGCCACTTCGAAGTCAACTAAAACTGTTTTCATGCTCTTCTAGGGGTGCCAACTATTCCACATTGCCTGCGGCTGGAGTGCTGGCCAACATTATTGGCGTTCTCTATGTGATCTTCGGTGCTCTCGTTGTTTACCTGGCCACAGAGCCATCCTACAAGCGCAAACCTCTGCCCGAGGACACGGCTCTGCTCGCCAGCAATGGCGCCGAGTAGGTCTCGAACCATCTACCATTTACTTAAGCTCAAAACTGTGCACAAAacgtttatatatatatatgttatgtataacAAATTCCCCaagagagcgagtgagcgagagagagatttATTTGTGGATTTTTTGTTCTGCTCAGCAACAGAaatgttaaagttaaagttacattttttaattataatagtgaataatttataaacaaatgatTTGTTTGTGTGACGAAAAGTTACCTGCCTGTTTACCCGTAACGTGACTCGATCTGACATCTGTATTATAcgaatatttgtaatatatatccatttatatatatctatatctatatgtatCTATTTACCGTAAATAAAATTCTGTAATCAGAACGCATTCGCTACCAAAACActcaataaacataaacaaaagctAAGCTGTCAAAAGCGAACAGTAGGCTATGATCGATCTAATGcctatatacaaattatttgacaGTTTCTGTATGACAATTTAGTGTAAATAGGGCAGTATAACCTTGAGGTTAGAGATAGTTGTCctaatcataaatattttgtcaaTACTCGCAAAGATCTactattaaattcatttcgtGGCTCTACTTTCTTAGAATGCTTGCAATTCGCAAAAGGAttcaatattttgcactcaCAGCAAACATAattatcgattggcattcaaagatttttaaatgtgcacaaaaaaaatttgtcgAACATTTTTTCAAGGGGGAGGCATAGAAAATTAagtcaaaaatcaaaaattcagCTGTAACTTCGCCATTTGAAGGTCAAGAAGAATGTCCTTTGATACAAATGTAGCTCTTTCTAAGCTATATTTAAATCCGCAGTAAAAAGGACGAATATCCTTACAGGAGCTGagtaaaaaagaatattttcgCTTGACGAAAAATACCCATATCTCGAAAGTCCTTTGAAGGATACTCTTGAGACTAGTGTTATTTAACGGCTATTTACTAGGTCTATCTTCCTGCTAAAGGACATCGGCGGGGTCCTGTTGATTCCTGAGTTATCAAggattttgtgtttttgaacAGATTTCAGGCACCTTTCGACCAATATTTTTGAAGTGTACGATCCTTAGATAATCCCATAACTTTTTGATGCCAATCCATAGAGTTGGTTTTAACAAACCCAACGAGGCATATCCTGGCAAAATGCGCAAGTATACGGCCGAGTTATGGCTGATTTTAGTTTAAGGACTTTTCTTATAGAATACATGCTGTTAGAAAATAGTATATAATTCGGTCATTTCTTCATATAACATAAATAGTTCTTCTCTTGTTTTCTACGAACACGCAGTAAAAAGGATTTAAGTCGATTCAAGAACATTAATAAAAGATATTTGTAAATGGAAACAGAAATTAATTCCAAATGAATTAAAAGGACATGCTGACTAGATAACTTCCAAAACACATTCCTTTTTGATTGATTTACGTTTATTTACAGAttacaaacatacataatGTACAAGAGGATGCATTAAATAGAGGATTAACTAAGTGGGTTCTGACGTTGACGGTGCCCGATGCGGCAGAAATCCTTCGTAATTGTCGTCCGTCCCCAAGATGTAGGTGGGAATGTTGCCACGCCCCTTGACAAAGGTCATGCCGCGGTAGTTGCACTGAATATTATAGTTGCGCAACTTTAAGGCTGTGTTCTCAGTGACCTGAATCTTGCCAGGAATCCCTGTGGAGTCCATGCGGGAAGCCATGTTGACAGGATTCCCCCAGATGTCGTAGTGAGGCTTCGAGATGCCCACAACTCCGGCCATAGCTCGACCGTGGGAGATGCCAATGCGCAGCATGCCGTAATCCGTGCTGCCCTCGTACTCCGACTGCATGTTTTCCGCATTGAATCTGCGCATGGCTCGCATTAGATCCAGCGCAAAGTTGGCCATCACTTTGATGGCTTCGTCATTGTCCCCGGTGATGTCTTCTCTGCTCATCCGCGGCGTATTGCTTATGATATTGCCCTCGTACTGACCACGCTCCAAATCTAAGGCAATTGTGCTGCCATTGCCAAAAGGCACGCGCTGCACTTGCTCCGAGCCATTGGGACGGTATTCACTGCGTCGTCCGTTGGGCATCAGCGACAAGTTGCGAAATTTGATCTGTGGAGCATTCACCTTCTCGGAGCGAGTGACGTCCAGACCACAGGCAGCCATGTACGTCCAATTGGCCACCTTGATCTTCTCCACGCGCAGACTACTCGAGTATTTGTTGAGCTGGAAAGGAAAGGGAAGAGTGTGAGTCTAGGTGAAAGCATGCTTGAGTTAATATATTCCTAACCACATCGTCAAAGTCGCAGATAATCTCGTTGAGCACACGTAAACCTATTTTGTCCGTATCAAAGTTCTTGATGGAGGCAAACATCACAGCCACATTGTCGTACTCCTCGTAGTAAAGCTCGTTCTGCAGCTGCGTTGATAGATAGAATTCAGCTGAAAGTGGAGAATGATTAGAAGTGACTCTTTAACATATTTTCCCCTCAGGACTTACCCACGTGAGAGGGCAGAATATTGACCAGTAGTACTTTGATAGTATCGTTGGTAATCAGCGCATCGTCCTGCTTCTGCAACAGCTGCCGCTTCCAACTGCAAACATGCTGTGTTCATTAGTTGGATCGGAACAAAGGATTAAGGACAGGACTTACTTGTAATCCACCTTGGCAATGAATTCAGTTTGTCGCTCCATTAAGTGAAAAATACCTAACGTAATTAGTATTAGCAGAATGTGTGAATACTCCGCATTCAAATTGGCATTTGTCGATGGACTGTCCTTAAAGATATAATGAAACTCGACCATCACAAGGA of Drosophila nasuta strain 15112-1781.00 chromosome 3, ASM2355853v1, whole genome shotgun sequence contains these proteins:
- the LOC132791271 gene encoding adenylyl cyclase X E isoform X3, whose protein sequence is MYNSTLQQYNQVRNQAKLEMCRELDKMPIGRIQMTKLCRRSTNPTQDEIEEETFRRNISSFCLLFQIRNWEYQYIKEPDMMFKYSIALSWIVYMSLLTIQLLSKDAKYHYWIIDGITISLLSTLLIISWYKKLWIMYVSDNEQSRPRFKPSRFLYRLSDCMQRNIVLRISVYFLIITSYIAVAAMQVMDCTPEDAVQCFHPWVLTNCMTLIIGTTFLFTRIPFVVKTTAAVIITLTYAILVMVEFHYIFKDSPSTNANLNAEYSHILLILITLGIFHLMERQTEFIAKVDYNWKRQLLQKQDDALITNDTIKVLLVNILPSHVAEFYLSTQLQNELYYEEYDNVAVMFASIKNFDTDKIGLRVLNEIICDFDDVLNKYSSSLRVEKIKVANWTYMAACGLDVTRSEKVNAPQIKFRNLSLMPNGRRSEYRPNGSEQVQRVPFGNGSTIALDLERGQYEGNIISNTPRMSREDITGDNDEAIKVMANFALDLMRAMRRFNAENMQSEYEGSTDYGMLRIGISHGRAMAGVVGISKPHYDIWGNPVNMASRMDSTGIPGKIQVTENTALKLRNYNIQCNYRGMTFVKGRGNIPTYILGTDDNYEGFLPHRAPSTSEPT